From Pagrus major chromosome 9, Pma_NU_1.0, the proteins below share one genomic window:
- the LOC141002896 gene encoding dedicator of cytokinesis protein 9 isoform X3: MATPAHPETRRFTRGLGKPGTAAELRQSVSEVVRTSVLVVKPKVIEPLDYENVLVQRKTQILSDVLRDMLQFPLEDFEISTLRRQGRTLYPTVPENAEREAQSLFVQECIKTYKSDWHVVNYKYEDYSGDFRQLPNKVSRPDKLAVHVFEVDEDVDKDEDTASLGSQKGGISKHGWLYKGNMNSAISVTMRSFKRRYFHLTQLGDGSYNLNFYKDEKISKEPKGTIFLDSCMGVVQNNKVRRFAFELKMQDKSTYLLASDSEGEMEDWINTLNKILHSSFEIAMQEKRNGDIHDDDDLGKSDSSSGSMDSFQSTRDIESRMRSETRLKLFTLDPDTQKLDFSGIEPDVKQFEEKFGKRLLVNCNDLAFNLQSCVAENEEGPTTNVEPFYVTLSLFDIQNGRKISSDFHVDLNHPSVRGMVPSNTSQYMNGGGDTHPEGQRLVHGVPESAMKYPRQGVFSVTCPHPDIFLVARIEKVLQGGINHCAEPYMKSSDSTKVAQKVLKNAKQACSRLGQYRMPFAWAARPLFRDASGTLDKSARFSALYRQDSNKLSNEDMLKLLADFRKPEKMAKLPVILGNLDVTIDNVAPDLTNCVTSSYIPVKQFDVSEKTNIFFEVEEFVPCIAKCSQPFTIYNNHLYVYPKHLKYDSQKSFAKARNIAVCIEFKDSDEEEAVSLKCIYGRPGGPLFTKHAFAAVLHHQHNPEFYDEYKIELPTQLHEKHHLLFTFYHVSCDSNSKASTKKRDLVETQVGYAWLPLLKDGRVIMNENQIPVAANLPAGYLSCQEGASKHSGPEVKWVDGGKSLFKVSSHLVSTVYTQDQHLHNFFHHCQSNAPAPQVTGGELVKYLKSLHAMESHVMIKFLPTTLNQLFRVLTSATQEDVAVNVTRVMIHIVAQCHEEGLEHYLRSYVKFVFKTEPHMSTTNRSIHEELAKAMTAILKPSTDFLTSNKLLKYSWYFFEALVKSMAQYLIESCKVKLSRNQRFSASFHHTVETLVNMMMPHITQKYKDNLDAARNANHSLAVFIKRCFNLMDRGFVFKQINNYINCFMPGDPKTLFEFRFEFLRVVCNHEHYVPLNLPMPFGKGRILRFQDLQLDYSLTDDFCKNHFLVGLLLREVSSALQEFRDIRQNAIQVLKSLMIKHTFDDRYTSKSQQARLATLYLPLFGLLQENVNRLNVKEVSPFPINHSNNNGREDSLLTNALMTPPRSSTFLDTSLHKDVFGAISGTSSPHTSSTPNINSVRHADSRGSLISIDSANSLPEKNNDKGNSLDKNQPASALGSTLLRCDKLDQAEIKSLLMCFLHVLKSMSEDALFTYWNKATSAELMDFFTLVEVCLHQFRYMGKRYIARNQDGAGPVAHERKSQTLPVSRNRAGMMHARLQQLSSLDNSYTFNHTYSHSDADVLNQSLLEANIATEVCLTVLDTLSIFIMGFKTQLCSDHGHSPLMKKVFEVHLCFLRINQSETALKQVFTSLRTFIYKFPCTFFEGRADMCAAFCYEILKCCNSKLSSIRSDAAHLLYFLMKSNFDYTGRKSFVRTHLQVVIAVSQLIADVIGIGSTRFQQSLSIINNCANSDKTIKNTAFPSDVKDLTKRIRTVLMATAQMKEHERDPEMLVDLQYSLAKSYASTPELRKTWLDSMARIHVKNGDLSEAAMCYVHVAALVAEYLRRKGMIKQGCSAFRVVTPNIDEEAAMMEDVGMQDVHFNEDVLMELLEECADGLWKAERYELISDIYKLIIPIYEKRRDFEKLAHLYDTLHRAYSKVTEVMHTGKRLLGTYFRVAFFGQGFFEDEDGKEYIYKEPKFTPLSEISQRLLKLYSDKFGQENVKMIQDSGRINPKDLDSKYAYIQVTHVTPYLEEKELTDRKTDFEKSHNIRRFVFEMPFTISGKKQGGVEEQCKRRTILTTTHCFPYVKKRIAVMYQHHTDLSPIEVAIDEMSKKVAEIKQLCSSSEVDMIRLQLKLQGSISVQVNAGPLAYARAFLDDASAKKYPDNKVKQLKEVFRHFVEACGHGLGINERLIKEDQQEYHDEMKANYRDLARELSIIMHEQISPVEDGMKSVLPDSLHIFNAISGTPTSTIIQGIPSSSSVV; the protein is encoded by the exons ATTTCAACTTTGAGGCGGCAAGGGAGGACGCTCTACCCTACAGTGCCTGAAAATGCAGAGAGGGAGGCCCAGAGTCTGTTTGTCCAAGAG tgcATTAAGACCTACAAGTCTGACTGGCATGTCGTCAACTACAAGTACGAGGACTATTCTGGGGACTTTCGACAGCTTCCAAA CAAAGTGTCCAGACCTGATAAACTGGCTGTCCATGTATTTGAAGTGGATGAGGATGTCGATAAAGATGAG GATACGGCCTCCTTAGGATCCCAGAAAGGCGGGATCTCCAAACATGGCTGGCTGTACAAAGGCAACATGAACAGTGCCATCAGCGTCACCATGAGG tcattcaAGAGGAGGTATTTCCATCTCACCCAGCTCGGGGACGGCTCTTATAATCTGAACTTCTACAAGGATGAGAAGATCTCCAAAGAGCCCAAAGGAACCATTTTCTTGGACTCCTGTATGGGCGTCGTTCAG AACAACAAGGTTCGGCGGTTCGCGTTCGAGCTGAAGATGCAGGATAAGAGCACCTACCTGCTGGCCTCGGACAGcgaaggagagatggaggatTGGATCAACACGCTCAACAAGATCTTGCACAGCAGCTTTGAGATCGCTATGCAGGAGAAGAGGAATGGAGACATTCATGATG ATGATGATCTTGGAAAGTCAGACAGTTCCTCTGGCAGTATGGACAGCTTTCAG AGCACAAGAGATATAGAGTCGAGGATGAGGAGCGAGACCAGACTGAAGCTGTTCACACTGGATCCTGACACACAG AAACTAGATTTCTCAGGAATCGAGCCGGATGTTAAGCAGTTCGAGGAAAAATTTGGCAAGCGTCTTCTGGTGAACTGCAACGACCTCGCGTTCAATCTGCAGAGCTGTGTGGCAGAGAACGAGGAAGGACCGACAACAAAC gtGGAGCCATTTTACGTCACCCTGTCACTGTTCGACATCCAGAATGGCAGGAAGATCTCCTCTGACTTCCACGTAGACTTAAACCATCCGTCCGTAAGGGGCATGGTGCCCAGTAACACCAGCCAGTACATGAATGGGGGAGGTGACACCCACCCTGAGGGGCAACGGTTGGTCCACGGGGTGCCAGAGTCAGCCATGAAGTATCCAAGAcag GGAGTGTTCTCTGTAACGTGCCCTCACCCAGATATCTTCCTGGTGGCCCGCATCGAGAAGGTGCTGCAGGGGGGAATCAACCACTGTGCCGAGCCATACATGAAGAGTTCAGACTCTACCAAG GTGGCACAGAAGGTCCTGAAAAATGCCAAGCAGGCATGTAGCCGGTTGGGCCAGTACAGGATGCCTTTTGCCTGGGCAGCAAG GCCTTTGTTCAGAGATGCTTCAGGGACGCTCGACAAAAGTGCTCGTTTCTCAGCTCTGTACAGACAGGACAGCAACAAGCTATCCAATGAGGATATGCTCAAGCTGCTGGCTGATTTCAGAAA GCCAGAGAAGATGGCCAAGCTGCCTGTAATACTAGGAAACCTCGATGTTACCATTGACAATGTAGCCCCCGACTTGACAA ATTGTGTTACCTCATCCTACATTCCTGTGAAGCAATTTGATGTCAGCGAGAAGACCAACATCTTCTTTGAAGTGGAGGAGTTTGTGCCGTGCATCGCCAAATGTTCTCAGCCTTTCACCATCTACAACAATCACCTCTATGTCTACCCGAAGCACTTGAAGTACGACAGCCAAAAGTCATTCGCAAAG GCTCGAAACATAGCTGTCTGCATCGAGTTCAAGGACTCAGATGAGGAAGAGGCTGTTTCACTAAAG TGCATCTACGGCCGACCCGGAGGACCTTTGTTTACCAAACATGCCTTTGCTGCAGTATTACATCACCAGCACAACCCTGAATTCTACGATGAG TATAAGATTGAGCTGCCAACTCAGCTCCATGAGAAGCATCACCTGCTCTTCACCTTCTACCACGTCAGCTGTGACAGCAACAGCAAGGCCAGCACCAAAAAGAGAGACCTGGTTGAGACCCAAG TGGGTTACGCCTGGCTCCCCCTGCTGAAAGATGGCCGGGTGATCATGAATGAGAACCAAATCCCTGTGGCTGCCAACCTGCCTGCTGGATACCTCAGTTGTCAGGAGGGTGCCAGCAAG CATTCAGGTCCTGAAGTCAAATGGGTAGATGGAGGCAAGTCTTTATTTAAGGTGTCTTCTCACCTCGTGTCCACAGTCTACACTCAG GATCAACATTTGCACAATTTCTTTCATCACTGTCAGAGCAATGCACCTGCGCCCCaggtgacaggaggagagctggtGAAATACCTGAAG AGTCTGCATGCCATGGAGAGTCATGTGATGATCAAGTTCCTGCCTACCACCCTGAATCAGCTGTTTAGGGTGCTAACCAGTGCCACCCAAGAGGACGTGGCAGTCAACGTCACCAG AGTCATGATTCACATCGTTGCACAGTGCCATGAGGAGGGTTTGGAGCACTACCTGAGATCATATGTGAAG TTTGTATTCAAGACTGAGCCACACATGTCCACCACCAACCGATCAATACACGAGGAGCTGGCTAAAGCCATGACTGCTATCCTGAAGCCTTCCACTGACTTCCTCACCAGTAACAAGCTCCTCAAG TACTCGTGGTATTTCTTTGAAGCCTTAGTCAAGTCCATGGCTCAGTACTTGATTGAAAGCTGTAAAGTAAAG CTGTCCAGGAATCAGCGCTTCTCAGCATCCTTCCATCACACAGTGGAGACGCTTGTCAACATGATGATGCCTCACATCACTCAGAAATACAAAGACAACCTGGATGCTGCCAGGAACGCCAACCACAGTCTGGCAGTCTTCATCAAG CGCTGTTTCAACCTGATGGACAGAGGCTTTGTGTTCAAGCAGATCAACAACTACATCAACTGTTTCATGCCTGGAGACCCAAAG ACGCTGTTTGAGTTCAGGTTCGAGTTCCTGCGTGTTGTGTGCAACCACGAGCACTACGTTCCCTTAAACCTGCCTATGCCATTCGGAAAGGGAAGGATATTGAGATTTCAAG ACCTCCAGCTGGATTACTCGCTGACAGATGACTTCTGCAAGAACCACTTCCTGGTCGGTCTGCTGCTCAGGGAGGTCAGTTCAGCTCTGCAGGAGTTTAGGGACATTCGTCAGAACGCCATCCAGGTGCTGAAGAGTCTGATGATAAAGCACACATTTGATGACCGCTACACCTCTAAA agccAGCAGGCCAGGTTGGCCACGCTGTACTTGCCCTTGTTTGGTCTGCTCCAAGAGAACGTCAACAGGCTGAATGTGAAGGAGGTATCCCCGTTCCCCATCAACCACTCCAACAAT AATGGAAGAGAAGATTCACTTCTTACCAACGCCTTGATGACACCTCCCAGGTCCAGCACCTTCCTGGACACCAGCTTGCACAAAGATGTGTTCGGAGCCATCTCCGGCACCT CTTCACCTCACACATCGTCCACCCCCAACATTAACTCCGTGCGCCACGCAGACTCTCGCGGTTCACTCATCAGCATTGACTCTGCCAACAGCCTGCCTGAGAAGAACAACGACAAGGGCAACTCTCTGGACAAG AACCAGCCTGCATCAGCCCTGGGCAGTACCCTCCTGCGATGTGATAAACTGGACCAGGCGGAGATCAAGAGCCTCCTCATGTGCTTCTTACATGTGCTCAAAAGCATGTCTGAGG ATGCTCTGTTCACATACTGGAACAAGGCTACATCTGCTGAGTTGATGGATTTCTTCACTCTAGTCGA AGTGTGCCTCCATCAGTTCAGATACATGGGGAAGAGATACATCGCAAG GAACCAGGATGGGGCGGGACCCGTAGCACATGAGCGGAAGTCTCAGACTCTGCCTGTGTCCCGTAACAGGGCGGGAATGATGCATGCCCGCTTacagcagctcagcagcctGGATAACTCATACACTTTTAACCACA CCTACAGTCACTCGGATGCAGACGTGTTAAATCAGTCACTGCTGGAGGCTAACATCGCTACTGAAGTGTGTCTGACTGTCCTGGACACGCTAAGTATCTTCATCATGGGATTCAAG ACCCAGCTGTGCTCTGACCATGGTCACAGTCCACTGATGAAGAAAGTGTTTGAAGTCCATCTCTGTTTCCTACGGATCAATCAGTCAGAGACGGCTCTCAAACAGGTCTTCACTTCACTGCGCACCTTCATCTACAAG TTTCCCTGCACGTTCTTCGAAGGCCGTGCTGACATGTGTGCTGCATTCTGCTACGAGATCCTGAAGTGTTGTAACTCCAAGCTGAGCTCCATCCGCAGCGATGCCGCCCATCTGCTCTACTTCCTCATGAAGAGCAACTTTGACTACACTGGTCGCAAGTCTTTTGTCCGGACACACTTACAG gTGGTGATTGCTGTAAGTCAGTTGATAGCTGATGTGATCGGTATCGGAAGTACCCGCTTCCAGCAGTCTCTGTCAATAATCAACAACTGTGCCAACAGTGACAAAACCATCAAG AACACAGCTTTCCCTTCAGATGTGAAGGACCTGACCAAACGTATCAGAACGGTTCTGATGGCCACGGCTCAGATGAAGGAGCACGAGAGGGATCCGGAGATGCTGGTGGACCTGCAGTACAGCCTCGCCAAGTCTTACGCCAGCACGCCCGAACTACGCAAGACCTGGCTGGACAGCATGGCCCGGATCCATGTGAAGAACGGAGACCTGTCAGAG GCGGCCATGTGTTATGTGCACGTCGCAGCACTTGTGGCAGAGTACCTGCGGAGAAAAG GCATGATCAAGCAGGGTTGCTCAGCGTTCCGTGTCGTGACTCCAAACATCGATGAAGAAGCAGCGATGATGGAGGACGTCGGCATGCAGGACGTCCATTTCAATGAA GATGTCCTGATGGAGCTTTTGGAGGAGTGTGCAGACGGGCTGTGGAAAGCTGAGCGTTACGAGCTCATCTCTGACATCTACAAGCTCATAATTCCTATTTATGAGAAGCGCAGGGACTTTGAG AAACTGGCCCACCTGTATGACACGCTGCACCGTGCATACAGCAAAGTGACTGAGGTCATGCACACGGGCAAGAGATTGCTCGGCACCTACTTCAGAGTAGCTTTCTTTGGCCAG GGCTTCTTTGAAGATGAAGACGGTAAGGAGTACATCTACAAAGAGCCCAAATTCACCCCTCTGTCGGAGATATCACAGAGGCTCCTTAAGCTGTACTCAGACAAGTTTGGACAGGAGAATGTGAAGATGATCCAGGACTCTGGAAGG ATTAACCCCAAAGACCTGGACTCTAAGTACGCGTATATCCAAGTGACACACGTAACCCCGTacctggaggagaaggagctgacagacaggaagacagactTCGAGAAGAGCCACAACATCCGCCGCTTTGTGTTTGAGATGCCTTTCACCATATCGGGCAAAAAGCAGGGTGGGGTGGAGGAACAGTGCAAACGCAGGACTATACTAACTA CCACACATTGTTTCCCCTACGTGAAGAAGCGTATCGCAGTGATGTACCAGCACCACACTGACCTGAGCCCCATCGAGGTGGCCATCGATGAGATGAGCAAGAAGGTGGCCGAGATCAAACAGCTCTGTTCGTCCAGTGAGGTGGACATGATCCGCCTGCAGCTCAAACTGCAGGGCAGCATCAGTGTCCAG GTTAATGCAGGACCGCTCGCATATGCCCGAGCTTTTCTGGACGACGCGAGCGCCAAGAAGTATCCTGATAACAAGGTCAAACAGCTGAAGGAGGTCTTCAG GCATTTTGTGGAGGCATGTGGCCACGGCTTGGGCATCAACGAGCGGCTGATCAAAGAGGACCAGCAGGAGTATCACGATGAGATGAAGGCCAACTACAGAGACCTCGCCAGAGAGCTGTCCATCATCATGCATGAGCAG ATCAGTCCTGTGGAAGATGGCATGAAGAGCGTTCTTCCAGACTCGCTTCACATCTTCAACGCCATCAGCGGCACGCCAACCAGCACCATCATCCAGGGAATCCCCAGCTCTTCTTCGGTGGTATGA